From Glycine soja cultivar W05 chromosome 4, ASM419377v2, whole genome shotgun sequence, the proteins below share one genomic window:
- the LOC114409372 gene encoding vacuolar protein sorting-associated protein 9A-like produces MLPLPLLQFQSFLTWDSLKMNMDMEVSTSFHDFLYRMRHPASLDLVRSIKSFIVSFSFHQPKPENDGKRVQDFFVSMEAAIRDHSLWTTASEEDIDCAMQGLEKYIMTKLFSRTFSASAEDAKIDNEISSKICLLQTFLKPEHLDIPPILQNEALWLLAEKELLKINAFKAPHEKLLSIMNCCRIINNLLLNAAMSEYVPAGADGFLPVLIYVTIKANPPKLHSNLKFIKLYTRQAKLISEAEYYFTNLVSAKTFIVDLNAKSLSMDEIKYKESMQAAKLTNKVTSELSSACQMSQQEKDDSSCSKKMHNKLDDTGVLQHGSNYPYMEAKSKELTVGDVDMLLSDYKDLVAKYTILCKAIGCLSTAEREPLLRHLEMQGPETLLNFTAPSDHHRHK; encoded by the exons ATGTTGCCTCTTCCTCTACTTCAGTTTCAATCTTTCTTGACTTGGGATTCCCTGAAAATGAACATGGACATGGAGGTATCAACGTCGTTCCATGATTTTCTCTATCGCATGCGACACCCTGCTTCCCTCGACCTCGTTCGATCCATCAAGAG CTTTATAGTATCATTTTCATTTCACCAACCAAAACCTGAAAATGATGGGAAAAGAGTACAAGACTTCTTTGTGTCAATGGAAGCTGCAATCAGAGATCATTCACTGTGGACTACTGCCTCCGAAGAAGACATTGATTGTGCAATGCAG GGTTTAGAGAAATATATAATGACTAAATTGTTCTCTCGAACATTCTCTGCTTCTGCTGAGGATGCAAAGATTGACAACGAAATCTCATCGAAAATATGCTTGCTCCAAACCTTTCTAAAGCCTGAACATTTGGATATACCACCAATTCTCCAAAATGAAGCCTTATGGCTG CTTGCAGAGAAAGAATTGCTGAAAATCAATGCCTTCAAAGCTCCTCATGAGAAACTCTTGAGCATTATGAATTGCTGCAGGATCATCAACAATCTATTGCTCAATGCTGCAATGTCGGAGTATGTTCCAGCTGGGGCAGATGGCTTTCTCCCTGTGCTCATATATGTTACAATCAAG GCAAATCCTCCAAAGTTGCATTCTAACCTCAAATTCATCAAGTTGTACACAAGGCAAGCAAAACTCATCTCCGAAGCTGaatattatttcacaaatcttGTGTCAGCTAAGACATTTATAGTTGACTTAAATGCCAAATCACTTTCAATGGACGAAATCAAATATAAGGAGAGCATGCAAGCAGCCAAGTTGACCAATAAAGTCACAAGTGAATTATCCTCTGCATGTCAAATGAGCCAGCAAGAGAAGGACGATAGCAGTTGTTCAAAGAAAATGCACAACAAACTTGATGATACTGGAG TTTTGCAACATGGATCAAACTATCCTTACATGGAAGCAAAGAGCAAAGAGCTAACAGTTGGAGATGTGGACATGTTATTAAGTGATTACAAGGATTTAGTTGCTAAGTACACAATCCTGTGCAAAGCTATTGGTTGCCTTTCCACCGCAGAGAGAGAACCCCTCCTTCGTCATCTAGAAATGCAAGGACCAGAAACTCTACTTAATTTCACAGCACCGTCGGATCATCACAGACACAAGTGA